Part of the Ctenopharyngodon idella isolate HZGC_01 chromosome 24, HZGC01, whole genome shotgun sequence genome, tgctgcctaatatatcccacccactaacaggtgccgtgatgaagagataatcagtgttattcacttcacctgtcagtactcatgttatgcctgatcggtgtattatatagcattatatttaaattgtttgaGTAGAGTGTTATGTGTATTCATATAGCATAGATAGTTAGTAACCCACCTCTTTGCTGATTTCCTTGGTGGGAAATAGTTGCCCAGTATGGATTCCTTCCTCTCCAAAGGGTTCTGCACTTGCGCTGTCTGAGGAACAGTTGATGAGATATGAGAAAAATTTTAGCTTGGGTTTTAAATTGAGAATGTAGAATGTTTTGAATGACGTAAGAAAAATCGACTAAAAATATTAGTCTCCCAGAGCAAAGTAATTAATGCAAAAATGGGTTCAGGTAAGGTGCTTGttcaagtatttttttaataagaaaatcTGTTAAGTCCATTGTTTGACATTGGTCAGCAGTGGCTGTGAAATGACAGCACtcgtgtgtatgtgtatgaatGTAAATCACCCAGAATAATGACAAGAATCaagacaaataaacatttttattgttcacCGTCATGATGATTGACAACATATCCATTTTGTTCAACTTAATAAATCTTCACATAATCtacattttgttctttttgcgTCAATCAGAGACCAAACACATAAACTGTCATTGGACAGAACTGCTCATTTCAAAAGAAACTACCAAACAAAACTgtacaaaatgacaaatatgaAATACGATACGAGTTAATGAGGTAAAGTGCCCTGTTTCAAGGCCCTGAAATTTAAATggtaaattaagtgttatttatgCTCCCTTTCTATTTTTTGACTTtctttgtaaaaaacaaaaaggggGGCATTAAGGCTCTTCTGAAGCAGAAATTTACCATGCGGAAGGTTCTTTTGGAATCACACTTGTTTCTGTAACAGACCAAACAAGAAACAATCTTTCTTCAAATGTGAGCCGTTTCATTGGAGAATTGGCTAAATTCCATATTCACATCCTCAAATGTTCCACAAGAGGTCTTCTCGGAGTCGTATGTGACGCATTAATCCATACAAAGTTCCCTTCGAGTCATTTGTTGTTGTTCCTCTAAGAGGCTGATGAATGGAACAGGCTCTCCCGAGAATAACAAACAGAGGTGCGCCTGGAAAATGTGAATATTCCAGAAGAGGGTGTGGCCGGCGTCATCCGGAAGCTTTCGAATTCCTGAGGGAACATGGGCTCACGGAAACCCAGAGAAATACATCCAGCTGAATGGATCCGTTCACATTTTAGCTGCACCGTGGGTAATGTTACACGGACATAAGGCAGGGTTAATACGGGTAAATAGAACGCGCCCACGGCGAGAAGGCGTGCACACAGCGGCATGGTGGGTAATGGGTGGGGGACGTGAAGGGGTGTTTTTGACTAACCATCTTCTGTGTCTGATGGGCATCTTTATCATCCCGAAGACGCTTGTTCATGTCcctaaaaaagagagagagtgagaacaacagttacatttttaagataAAGCTCCTACTCACAGGACTTTTACAGCCTCAGAATGTAGATAACAAACGTTGCTATCAATGAAATGGACTAATCACTGATCAACCATCCTAAACCTGCATCtgttcattttgtgttttgattGGTCAATTCTTATGGCCTTATCTTTCAGATAAGAAAAATTCGTACACGCCTACACTTGAACACTTGAACTCATCATGCTGCACACTAAAGGAGACCAGGTCAGTCGGGTCGTCCTACCTGAGCAGGTCCAGCTGTCTCATGAGGCTTTCCCGTTCCTTCTGCATGTTTCGGGACACTTTCAGGACTTCTCTGTAGTGACAGAGAATCAAACAGTGAGACGTGAAAAATACCCAAGTGTATCAGTAGGAAATAGCAGATTATGTTTGTTTGCTCACTactttttaggggttcaagcgcgtagcgctgaaaccctattgtaactGTTAAAATTTCCCAAGGATCAGTATTCTCCCATAAAAGTGATTGGGCAGGCCAATATGTCATTGGAATCCTTAGCTCAAGACGGAAAGATGCATGTTTCCGAAATGTtcaggtattttggattttttttgaaaaacaaacttttgcaaactagtcctaggttttgaccggatcagaaccaaaccagtgcagtgagattctctggagtctgattgttaacagttatcaaaaaaaaaaagtgaaatttcgATTCATGGTCCCTAAGGGCCGCCAAACCCTTAGGGACCATGAATGGGTGGAGCcagttttactaaaatggctataacttgtgaaaggaatgagatattttcaccaaactcagcacacctatgtgCTCAATCTGTGGTCTTGTGAAAAAGGATGCAgcaactggccacttggtggcgctataacagggaaaaaacatgataacggttataactacttcaccgttgGTCTGATtgtcttgaaaattggcatgcagtgtctttgtccgaggTGCCATGATTATCTTTGAGGACACTGACGCATCTCAAAAAACTGAGGCCGATTGGAACAAAActtgctgggcctgtttgactcatgaCCCTAGaagcctgtgagaaattcgaaaGAAATAGGCCAGGGGCGCCTTCGTGTTTTTCAAGTGCACAAAGGGTCGTGTATTGCAGGATTTTTCACATGGTAGAagtcctcattctgagcaactttgcctctaggaccgccacTGCCCACCCAAttgttcgttaaatattggagattatttcaaaaaccaacttaggcaaactagtcctaggttttagGCTCAAActtgataactgttaaaaagctttataaaccataaatttcctatggtaaattgcctgtattggctgtaaatggccTATTCCATCTATGATCAAGAtggttacatgcttgctaattaaaactatacttttttacgcatgtgcttaaagggcttaaagcgcttgaaccctgataattgctgctcacagctatatttattattacactCTTAAagcaaaaggttctttattggtatTGATGatcatccatggaatctttccattgcacaaaaggttctttataatggaaaaaggatctttagattattaaaatgttcttcatactAAGAAAACACTAAGTTCTTTTTAGAATGTTCACTGAAagattctttggggaaccaaaaatggttcttctatggcatcactgcaaatAAGAAACCCTTAAGAGTACAAACAATGCATTTTCAGTAAGTAACACTCATTAAAAGCCACCTCTCTTTGCCCCTCTGCTGTTGTTTGATGGTGTTCTGTAGTTGTTGCAGTTGGCTCAGAGCGTGCTGAAGCTCCTCTCGGCTCTGGTCAAGTTGATCCCGCAGTTGCTGGTTGACGTTGTGCAGTCGGCGGTTCTCCCCACGAGCGCCAGCCTGATCACTGCTCAGAGTGTTGATCCTGCTCTccaactacacacacacacaggtaggTTGAGATAAACCTCCAGCAGGTTTAATAAATCAGACATGTTGGCGAGTGAATGAGGAGTCTGTACCTCTCTCTGTTTGGTGAGTGTGAACTCAAGCTCTTGTTCTCGCGTCCTCAGTTCCTGTAGTAACTGCTCTTTCTTGTCTCCCTGCCTCATGCTGTCCTTCATCACAGAACAGACCAACATCACCACCATCATCCTCATCACATCACCAAAATCATATTACCATCATCAATATTGTTATTACCATCATTACTGCCCTTTATGAATATCATTATTACATTGCCATCAGAATCACTTCATCACCTTCTTTATAACCATCACCATGACCAATATAATCATCACCATCACATCAATGTTATCATAATAATCACCATgaacaatacaataaataatcACAATTATCAATATTACTATCACTGTCATCAGTCACCATTACTATCATAATCACCATGAACTAACTATAAGATTATCAACCTCATAATCACCATTATCACCACTGGTATCATAATCACCAGAAACAATATTATTATCACCATCATTATCATAATCACCAGGAACAATATCATAACAAAACCATcatcaatattattataataatctgCATCATTAATACCACCATAATTGCCATCACCATTACTATCATAATTACCATGAACAATATTATTACAACATCATAAGCACCATGAACATTATGATCCCCATCATTACAATCATAatcaacattattttaataaatcacCATCATCAATACCACCATTATTATCATAATCACCATGAACAATATTATCCCCATCATAACAATCATAATCAATATCATAATAATCACCATTACCATTATTATCATAATCACCATGAACAATATGATTACCAACATCATAAGCACCATGAATATTATCTCCATCATAACAATCATAATCAATATCATTATAAGAATCACCATCACCATTATTATCATAATCACCATGAACAATATTCCCAACATCATAAGCACCATGAACATTATTATCCCCATCATAACAATCATAATCaacataattataataatcaCCATCATCAATACCACCATCATCACCATTATTATCATAATCACCATGAACAATATTATTATGCCCATCATAACAATCATAATAAATATCATTATAATAATCACCATTACAATTATTACCCTAATCACCATGAACAATATGATTACCAAAATCATAAGCACTATGAGCATTATCTCCATCATAACAATCATAATCAATATCATTATAAGAATCACCATCACCATTATTATCATAATCACCATGAACAATATTATTATCTCCATCATAACAATCATAATAAATATCATTATAAGAATCACCATTATTATCATAATCACCATGAACAACATTATTATGCCCATCATAACAATCATAATCaacataattataataatcaCCATCATCAATACCACCATCATCACCATTATTATCATAATCACCATGAACAATATTATTATGCCCATCATAACAATCATAATAAATATCATTATAAGAATCACCATCACCATTATTATCATAATCACCATGAACAATATTATCTCCATCATAACAATCATAATCAATATCATTATAAGAATCACCATTATTATCATAATCACCATGAACAATATTCCCAACATCATAAGCACCATGAACATTATTATCCCCATCATAACAATCATAATCaacataattataataatcaCCATCATCAATACCACCATCATCACCATTATTATCATAATCACCATGAACAATATTATTATGCCCATCATAACAATCATAATAAATATCATTATAATAATCACCATTACAATTATTACCCTAATCACCATGAACAATATGATTACCAAAATCATAAGCACTATGAGCATTATCTCCATCATAACAATCATAATCAATATCATTATAAGAATCACCATCACCATTATTATCATAATCACCATGAACAATATTATCTCCATCATAACAATCATAATCAATATCATTATAAGAATCACCATTATTATCATAATCACCATGAACAATATTCCCAACATCATAAGCACCATGAACATTATTATCCCCATCATAACAATCATAATCaacataattataataatcaCCATCATCAATACCACCATCATCACCATTATTATCATAATCACCATGAACAATATTATTATGCCCATCATAACAATCATAATAAATATCATTATAAGAATCACCATCACCATTTTTATCATAATCACCATGAACAATATTCCCAACATCATAACAATCATAATCAATATCAATATAATAACCATCACCATTATTATCATAATCACCATGAACATCATGATTACCAACATCATAAGCACCAAGAACATTGTTATCTCCATCATAatcaatataattataataatcacCATCATCAATATCACCATTATTATCATCAGAATCACCATGAGCAATATTTCCTCTAATATTATTGTTctctaaataaaataaccacaGTTCTCATGCTAAACGTATGTCAGGCTTAAAACTGTACTTCATAtttatactgtgtgtgtatttaccAGAGCTTGtcgtttctctctctcttcttttaACTGAGTCTCCATGTCTTCATACATAGACCGAACCACTCTGTCATGATCTTCCTCTCTCCTGTAGGACATTtaaacactcagaacacttCCTTTACCTCAAGACAGAAAATGGACATGTTTCATTTACAACAGGTGGAAGGCTgtatccgaaatcgcatacttccctactatatagtaggtgaaaaacagtatgtgacaaaagaaatatgtctgaattcacagtccTCATAAAAGAGTATGTCAAAAAGAACCTGGATGACCTAATACTTCAgacgagattctgaagtgtgcatacgatggacactttactatcccatgaggccacgggagaggatttgtgaatggcagtgaagcaacgcaactgacactggtaggtcacatgataatgacaacatggtggatgtagtacgtctgaattacattcatactatatagaacatacatTTTTAGCGGTCACAAAGtgattacttattcaaaataagcacCTACTCAAGAGAttatgcgatttcggacgcagccgaAGAGCAATGGGGTCTGAGGACCTGAATGAGGGCTGACCTGCGCAATGCCTGTTCTAAATTGTCTCTTTCTTTGAGTGCGTCCTGAAGATGAGAGACAGTGTAGGAAAGaacctcctccaaaacacccAGCAGCTCAGGTTTGTCCCTCTGGAGCTCATTCCACAGAGTACACAACTCCCACTGACtaacacaaaaaaatcaaatcatatttaaaacaactaAAAGCTAAACATCAGAATTTCGGAAGATGTGGATTGAAAGCCAAGAAACCTTAACCCAAATGTTAACAATAACAGCATGTTAGCTTTTTCAAGCTAGTATTGATTTAAACATCAAACATACAAGCATAGTTTACTCGTTATCTTATCTGTTACGCGGTAGTGACCACAGCTGTGTGTATTTACTCACTCTTTGAAGAGTTTATCAGCTCCCAGCTCCATGAGGATGTGTGTGAATCGGATCTCTGTCGGCTCTACTCGCTCCTCTCCGACTATCTGTTCTTCTCCGCTCCTCGTTTTCTCCTCCGGCCCGCAACCAACAAGCTCTCCTTATTTAGAcagagatattttaattaagGCATATATCTTTATGCATACTACACATAGTATACTATACTGCATActacttttaaaaatagtatgtgaAATGGTACGCAATATGTAATGAAACATTTCAACACATGAAATCGGtgttgcatgtttaatttttattgtgaactaaaactaaatacaaATTTTTAGTAATcgaaaaaagctgaaataaaataaattataaatattagatgaaaaacttgaaaaatgttgccttgacaactagcttaaataaataagtgaagtTGAAGCACAATagattactaaaactaaaatgaaaattaattaaagctacatatatatatatatatatatatatatataactaataaaaatgacaaaagcacataagaTTAGtttaactaaaacttaaacttaaaatgaaaataaaattggaaatgttgaaatattaaaatatttaatattttattttaattaaaataagtataataGTATAGAAACAATAATATAGTATagaaataataaacttaaatactatatatatatatatattagttttaataaacgtttaaattttttaaaacattttaattaaaaaaaaaactttaaaaaaaactttttttttttttttttttaaataaacttttaatagACATATACACTAACCTAGGCCCGTGTGGAACTCGAGGGGTGTAAGGTAACCATTTTTGTCTCTGTCCAAACTCTCAAACACTGATTCCAGCTGCTCAGGAGACAGAGGAAGCTCTTGCTGTAGCCGCTGGTTGATTTAAACAAgattaaacacattaaacagcTTTAACAATATGGTCACTTATATATCATACATCCCTACTAAAACTTGGCACAGCTTTGGGACTATAAAAGGAATCATATAATGTCAATTTACGCCACCACCCTGTCCTGTCTCACCTGCATGTCTCTCTTCGTGATGAATCCCTTCCCCTCTTTATCACAGAGCTCAAAGAGCTCTTTAGCTTTGCTCATTCTGTCCTGCCTGTCTGAGCCAGGAGAGGGCGCTTCGCTGGATGACTGTAACCTTGACTTTCGACCAGGCAAGGGGCTCCTCAGTCTGGATCTGGGGGACATATGACCGCTGCCTGTCCCCTCCAACACCTCACCGTCCTTCAGCCAGCTGGACATGACTGCAGAAAGAGATGGAaaactttctttagtgtttaatgttgctgtttgagcattaaaaagatctgcaaagttacaaagcacaaagtccctccagcgggagttattctctatatcagtgtcactgtttctgaactccctgaaacgcctcttgagttttcttcaagGAATGAACACATCACAATGTTCCTCATTTACATAATCCCCGCCCATGGGGAATACAGGggtggggcctggttgagttagttaatagtgtgttgaaactggcggttggtaaggggcggggcatttcccaaacacgcttgaagcacttgaccaatcacaacacactgatccagccgaccaatcagagcacattgtgcttttcagaaggaggggcttcatagagacaggaactaaacagagcgttactgacagactgggaagagaggtgctgcaacaatgtccaatatgtgaaaaacaatgttttttgaacatttaagcatgaaaacctatacTAAGAGtactttgaaaaagggcattataggtcccctttaagataaGGAGCTTGTAAGGAATGTTGCTAACATGGTCAAACAATGATAAGAAAAATTTTTTATCTCGTAGTTCTTGTCCTAATCGGCCACAAATGTGACGAGTAACATAAAACAAGACATTTTGTTGATCGCTTAGTCTCAATTTTTGTTCCGTCATGCCCACAGTGAAATCTCATTAGTCCAAAATCCTTCTCCAAATACCTGTATAGTagacatataaactattaaactGTAAAACTATAAAAGAAAATTTTCTAAATATTGCTTTTCATCTTTAATAAGGATGGAAAATCATAGTTTGTGCTCGAAATTTGTTGTTTTGCAGCTGGTTAGAACATTAACCTTGCATTCAGCTAAtgttgcattattattattgcacttTAAACGGCGATTTGGTCTGAGGTTAAATGCTTAGTTAATCAGTTAAAGTCAGATTTATTAGTGGAATATGCTGAAGGCAGCTGAAATATTCTAACATATCCCCAAATAAATATTAACCAGGATGTTAAACAGTCCTTCAAACAGGTGCCATGCTGTTTTCTGACCTGAGACGCTCAATACTGTATGGCACACGCCATATCTAAATGACATCTGTGTTTGTCTGATATTATGCAGCAGTTGCGATCACATGAATGGTTTTGTGGTTTGGGAGCTAATGAAAACAGAACTCCTCCCTCAGTAAATGTCCAGCCTGCCTGAGTGACCTGCTCCACATTTCTAAGAGCTCAGAGAAATTCACAGGATATAGGCCAAAAGCTAACagaatcagttattttaatattatttatatactattataatatgTATTCGTATTATTAAGATAACatatatctagttcagtcatgaaactggCCGAGCTTGATTagtcctttacatgcaatctgcaagcaatcacatcattaccacatggcacaagctgattagCCTCTGCTGaccctgcagccaatgagattgcttgctcaatatttaaagggatagttcacccaaaaatgaaaattctgtcatttattcaccctcaagttgttccaaacctgtatgaatttctttcttttgcttaacacgaaagaagatattttgaaaaatatgaatttaatgGGCCcaactgacttccatagtatgaaagAAACcccaaagaaattcatacaggtttgaaacaacttgagggtgagtaaatgatgacagaactatccttttaaatagtctggttcagtgtttgctgtaagctAGTCCTGCAGTGCtctatcagagttcctctgaacccctccacctccccagctccacctgcctagatctgctacgggatttatgtatgtctatttatgcagcagcagcatttcTTACATACTCACAGCAGCGTTTCTGTGTATCtgttggcagtagcaagtccatacttgctcCGCAGCAGCAGCGCAGCAGATCTAGTCCGctaagaccaaatacattaacattgccatattcaataacatgctaaaactattccaaaagttgtcatgattgaaacacgcacacacacagtggtttccatgttttatggggaaaTTTCAAAGacgtaatgatttttatactgtataaactgtatattctatcacctaaccctacccatcacagaaaactttccgcttt contains:
- the cracr2b gene encoding EF-hand calcium-binding domain-containing protein 4A isoform X4, with the translated sequence MDLLLPTDTQKRCFMSSWLKDGEVLEGTGSGHMSPRSRLRSPLPGRKSRLQSSSEAPSPGSDRQDRMSKAKELFELCDKEGKGFITKRDMQRLQQELPLSPEQLESVFESLDRDKNGYLTPLEFHTGLGELVGCGPEEKTRSGEEQIVGEERVEPTEIRFTHILMELGADKLFKDQWELCTLWNELQRDKPELLGVLEEVLSYTVSHLQDALKERDNLEQALRRREEDHDRVVRSMYEDMETQLKEEREKRQALDSMRQGDKKEQLLQELRTREQELEFTLTKQRELESRINTLSSDQAGARGENRRLHNVNQQLRDQLDQSREELQHALSQLQQLQNTIKQQQRGKEREVLKVSRNMQKERESLMRQLDLLRDMNKRLRDDKDAHQTQKMTAQVQNPLERKESILGNYFPPRKSAKRQLMETSYDEAEDSDTSLTDSSPKRLSIAEQREDETTCQSEKTTSVTCDPQRVFKVVFLGNSAVGKSSFIHHYCSGHFPNNMASTVGVDFQVRSVMLDSTPVALQLWDTAGQERFHSVTQQYFRRADGIIAMYDVTQETSFTAVRHWLDQVQQYQAEFYECSAKSGHQVEEAMNHLTRLLASQQDNQCESALRLDASANRGRCCK
- the cracr2b gene encoding EF-hand calcium-binding domain-containing protein 4A isoform X3, giving the protein MSVMSSWLKDGEVLEGTGSGHMSPRSRLRSPLPGRKSRLQSSSEAPSPGSDRQDRMSKAKELFELCDKEGKGFITKRDMQRLQQELPLSPEQLESVFESLDRDKNGYLTPLEFHTGLGELVGCGPEEKTRSGEEQIVGEERVEPTEIRFTHILMELGADKLFKDQWELCTLWNELQRDKPELLGVLEEVLSYTVSHLQDALKERDNLEQALRRREEDHDRVVRSMYEDMETQLKEEREKRQALDSMRQGDKKEQLLQELRTREQELEFTLTKQRELESRINTLSSDQAGARGENRRLHNVNQQLRDQLDQSREELQHALSQLQQLQNTIKQQQRGKEREVLKVSRNMQKERESLMRQLDLLRDMNKRLRDDKDAHQTQKMTAQVQNPLERKESILGNYFPPRKSAKRQLMETSYDEAEDSDTSLTDSSPKRLSIAEQREDETTCQSEKTTSVTCDPQRVFKVVFLGNSAVGKSSFIHHYCSGHFPNNMASTVGVDFQVRSVMLDSTPVALQLWDTAGQERFHSVTQQYFRRADGIIAMYDVTQETSFTAVRHWLDQVQEKMSEGACLMLLGNKTDLASADRREVTGAQGRRLAEQYQAEFYECSAKSGHQVEEAMNHLTRLLASQQDNQCESALRLDASANRGRCCK
- the cracr2b gene encoding EF-hand calcium-binding domain-containing protein 4A isoform X2 is translated as MDLLLPTDTQKRCFMSSWLKDGEVLEGTGSGHMSPRSRLRSPLPGRKSRLQSSSEAPSPGSDRQDRMSKAKELFELCDKEGKGFITKRDMQRLQQELPLSPEQLESVFESLDRDKNGYLTPLEFHTGLGELVGCGPEEKTRSGEEQIVGEERVEPTEIRFTHILMELGADKLFKDQWELCTLWNELQRDKPELLGVLEEVLSYTVSHLQDALKERDNLEQALRRREEDHDRVVRSMYEDMETQLKEEREKRQALDSMRQGDKKEQLLQELRTREQELEFTLTKQRELESRINTLSSDQAGARGENRRLHNVNQQLRDQLDQSREELQHALSQLQQLQNTIKQQQRGKEREVLKVSRNMQKERESLMRQLDLLRDMNKRLRDDKDAHQTQKMTAQVQNPLERKESILGNYFPPRKSAKRQLMETSYDEAEDSDTSLTDSSPKRLSIAEQREDETTCQSEKTTSVTCDPQRVFKVVFLGNSAVGKSSFIHHYCSGHFPNNMASTVGVDFQVRSVMLDSTPVALQLWDTAGQERFHSVTQQYFRRADGIIAMYDVTQETSFTAVRHWLDQVQEKMSEGACLMLLGNKTDLASADRREVTGAQGRRLAEYQAEFYECSAKSGHQVEEAMNHLTRLLASQQDNQCESALRLDASANRGRCCK
- the cracr2b gene encoding EF-hand calcium-binding domain-containing protein 4A isoform X1 gives rise to the protein MDLLLPTDTQKRCFMSSWLKDGEVLEGTGSGHMSPRSRLRSPLPGRKSRLQSSSEAPSPGSDRQDRMSKAKELFELCDKEGKGFITKRDMQRLQQELPLSPEQLESVFESLDRDKNGYLTPLEFHTGLGELVGCGPEEKTRSGEEQIVGEERVEPTEIRFTHILMELGADKLFKDQWELCTLWNELQRDKPELLGVLEEVLSYTVSHLQDALKERDNLEQALRRREEDHDRVVRSMYEDMETQLKEEREKRQALDSMRQGDKKEQLLQELRTREQELEFTLTKQRELESRINTLSSDQAGARGENRRLHNVNQQLRDQLDQSREELQHALSQLQQLQNTIKQQQRGKEREVLKVSRNMQKERESLMRQLDLLRDMNKRLRDDKDAHQTQKMTAQVQNPLERKESILGNYFPPRKSAKRQLMETSYDEAEDSDTSLTDSSPKRLSIAEQREDETTCQSEKTTSVTCDPQRVFKVVFLGNSAVGKSSFIHHYCSGHFPNNMASTVGVDFQVRSVMLDSTPVALQLWDTAGQERFHSVTQQYFRRADGIIAMYDVTQETSFTAVRHWLDQVQEKMSEGACLMLLGNKTDLASADRREVTGAQGRRLAEQYQAEFYECSAKSGHQVEEAMNHLTRLLASQQDNQCESALRLDASANRGRCCK